Proteins from one Triticum aestivum cultivar Chinese Spring chromosome 7A, IWGSC CS RefSeq v2.1, whole genome shotgun sequence genomic window:
- the LOC123151810 gene encoding putative cyclin-dependent kinase F-2 yields MAASAGKKEAAWPATMARYERLEKLGAGINGEVFKAWDTQDNLIVAVKRLSGSGDDGFIISGLPEVMREAMCLGSCRGIPSIVQHRRTYADACQGEASDSFIVMDYVGRLNLRGYMQRRVRRRRPFSEDEVRRIMKQLVEGVKAVHGVGVLHLDIKPENVLLDDGTEDRKQKPKKGAVEADVGGEVKDDRIVYKIGGFGMSTKGRGKKQPEVTILTPYSAPELLLHSREYDDRVDTWGLGCIMADLLSGTGASTFDGESDIEIMAKVFGIVGTEGIKEWSGYSGLAADRKSKLPGDGGISRLRHKFPRRKLSSAGFEVLSGLLESNPEKRLTAADALKKPWFGKQRRGFAGFFKSCMVGVLPEI; encoded by the coding sequence ATGGCAGCTTCCGCCggaaagaaagaggccgcctggcctgCCACCATGGCGCGGTACGAGCGGCTGGAGAAGCTGGGCGCGGGCATCAACGGCGAAGTGTTCAAGGCGTGGGACACCCAGGACAACCTGatcgtcgccgtcaagcggctcaGCGGGAGCGGTGACGACGGCTTCATTATTTCCGGCCTACCGGAGGTCATGCGGGAGGCCATGTGCCTGGGCTCGTGCCGCGGCATCCCCTCGATCGTGCAGCACCGCCGGACCTACGCTGACGCATGCCAAGGCGAGGCCAGCGATTCCTTCATCGTGATGGACTACGTGGGGCGCCTCAACCTACGTGGCTACATGCAGCGCCGGGTCCGTCGTCGGCGGCCGTTCTCCGAGGACGAGGTGCGCCGGATCATGAAGCAGCTCGTGGAGGGGGTGAAGGCCGTGCACGGCGTGGGCGTCCTGCACCTCGACATCAAGCCGGAGAACGTGCTCCTGGACGACGGCACCGAGGACAGGAAGCAGAAGCCCAAGAAGGGGGCCGTTGAAGCCGATGTTGGCGGCGAGGTCAAGGACGACCGCATAGTCTACAAGATCGGCGGTTTCGGGATGTCCACGAAAGGGCGGGGCAAGAAGCAGCCGGAGGTGACTATTCTGACGCCGTACAGCGCGCCGGAGCTCCTCCTGCACTCGCGCGAGTACGACGATCGCGTGGACACGTGGGGGCTCGGATGCATAATGGCCGACCTCCTCTCGGGCACCGGCGCCTCCACGTTCGACGGCGAGTCGGACATAGAGATCATGGCTAAAGTGTTTGGCATCGTCGGCACGGAGGGAATCAAGGAGTGGTCTGGATACTCGGGGCTGGCGGCAGACCGGAAGTCGAAGCTGCCGGGCGACGGAGGCATTAGCCGCCTTCGGCACAAGTTTCCCCGTCGCAAGTTGTCGTCGGCCGGGTTCGAGGTGCTCAGCGGGCTGCTGGAGAGCAACCCGGAGAAGCGGCTTACCGCAGCGGACGCGCTCAAGAAGCCTTGGTTCGGCAAACAACGACGTGGCTTTGCCGGTTTCTTCAAGTCGTGCATGGTTGGAGTCCTACCGGAGATTTAG